GCACCGCggaagaggagctggataAGCTGCGCTCCAAGATGAAGCAGGATACACGATCTATCAAAGATCTCACCACGGAAAGGACATCTCTTGCTACCAAAGTAAACGATCGGGAGTACGAgctcaaagagaagaggaagctaGTCGAGGTATTATCATTATTCAAATTGCTTTACACAAAGGCTCTTTCCATGccattttaagcttaattacTGACGTTGTATATACAGCAAGTTCAAGATGAGATGATTGCGCTGAATCTGCAGCTCTCCATGGctgaaaaagagagggacAGAGTCAAACAAGAGAACAAAGAGCTCATCGACAGATGGATGAAGAGAATGGCCCAAGAAGCAGACGCTATGAATCTCGCAAACGAACCAACGCTAGGCAAGGGACGGTAGAAacaaaattaaaagaaaaaaaaaagtctctcCATTTGCATCATAACAGCATGATATCATGGCGGTAAGGATGGTTTCTTTCATACATGTTTTGTACAGTTAACTTTGTTTCGTCGCTTCATCTACTAACGCGTTTATCTTCGCTGTTGATGACCGCATTTCTTTCAAGCATTCTTtcaagcaaaaaagaaaagattatCCTCCCAATGTCGTTAACCAAACCTCAGTCCAAGAAGACAGAGGACAAAAAAATACCCATATTCCTGATTTGTACTCGATGATTTATATTCTACAATACTCAACATAAACATCTTTATGCAGTGCTGATGAAGCTCTAATTAGTCTATTTCCGCGTGGAGATGTAATACTGCCCGCCGGCGTTGGTCCAGCTGACGTAGCCCTCGGGATACGTGCACTCCTCGACCTCAAGGATAGTGCTGCCGACATCGTTGATATTGTGGCTGCTCTTGGAGTCGGCCACAAATGATTTGAGCGAAATGATCTTGCAACCCGGCTTCAGGTCCAAGAACATTCGGATCAAGTCGTCGTTGAGCTGCGAGGTGAATGCCTTGTTGTTGACCAGGATGACATCGGCCCGCTTCAGGGCGTCGTGGATCAAGGCGTTCTTACGGAAGTCGCCACGTTCGATGTGTACTTCGCCTGGCTCTATACCCCAAAGCAGGCAACGCGCGTGAAACTCTTTCTCTTGGGCCTCTGCAAGGTTGCAGGcgttctccatcatctcgcAGCCCCAGCTCTCGCATCCGACTTCGAGCGCCGCCTGCAAAACGACGTTGCCCACGCCCGAACCCAGATCAACAAAGACCTGGTCCGATGTCATCTTGGCCTGCTCAACAAGAATCTTGGTGATGAAAGGATGCAGAAGCTCGCCATAGACAAAGTCTGTCCCGTTCTCGTATTTGGAAAGGAGTTCCACCTTTGGAGCAACTGTACGGTCATAGATCTGGTCGAGAATAAACGCGGCGAGGTGCGGAGGGAGGTCGTGTAGGTTTTCGAGATTCTTCGAGACAACACCGTCTTCCACCAGGGCGAGGAGTGTCTCGTTGTATTCACGCAGCGTGGCTTTGAAGCCAGCCAAATCCTGGATGTTGCGATTCGAGGCCTTTTCGAGTCGTCGGATGTAGCCGTTATGGGGGTTGGTAAACGGCTCGGCTTCTACGTCGGTGAGGTAAGTTTCGGCGACGAGGCGTACTATGCGTATGCTCGCTTCCACGGCGTCGATCTTGTCCTTGCCCCAAACGAGCTCAAACCTAGATTTTTTGTCAGAAGAGAAAACGCCAAAAACATTTCATCTTTAATCTTGTGTTGTTGCACAAAGGGTGGGGTGAGGGGCCAAGTGGAATGCAGCCTCATTAAAATGACTTACTTTTCTCGGCGCTGCAGAGTGGGATACTGGAGCTCTATGGCGACATCTTCCTTGGAAGCTCCCATGATGGGAACACACTTGTGCTCCAGCGACGCAACATCGACGGCGTGGATGAACTGCAGCCTCTCATCCTTCCGTTCGTACGCCCTTGCGCTTCTCAGCTTGCGATTCGAATCGACCGACTTGCTCTCGCTGGTTGCCTTCCTCTGGCGCTTGTGCGAATCCaagtccatccatccatcatcttcgGCGTCGCTGTCCTTGTCGAACTCGATGCGGTCGCTGGCGGGTGAGCGGCGAGACGCGCTGGTCGGGGCCTTTCGCTTGCGCTGCGGCTCGAGGCGCCGCTCGTCGGTAGATGAGGGGTACGGCGAACTGCTCTTAGCACGAGACGAGGCTGTCGAGGCTATGGAGGAGGTGGCATTTGGTGAGAGCTTGCGAACTGGTGATGATCGCGCGGACGACGATAGCCCGGGCCGAGCTacgggctttggctttggtcTCGGAGCTATGGGACGCTCGATGACGACTTTTTCGATGCGGATCTTGGGAGGGTCGACTTTAAACTTGTTACTCTTTCCACTGAGAAGAGGCATGATGGCGGCATCAAAGTAGCAGTAAATCTCGAGAGCGCAAAAAtgccaaaggaaaaaaaatgaggtGAGAGTTCGCTTTGGTGGAGAGATCAGGCGGCTCGGCTCAGGGGTGCGCCTTTTCGGCCGAGGGGCTCTGCCTAGCCTTTTTGTCGTGCCTTTGATGCCTGCCTTGGGAAACCGGCCGATGGCGGGCACGCGATGATGTgcgagagcgagagtgaGAGCGCTGAAGCTGGTGATAAATATGGAATCAGGCTTGAGCCAGGGTCGCGAGCCGGGCGATGACGGCAGCGGGTGGCGGGGGAGGcgaaaaaaaggcagcccGAGTCGAAAGGGAGTTGAAGCAAGGCGTTTTTTTGGCAGCGCTTTGAACAAAGGAGTGGCGGTGTTGGAGCAGAGGCTAAAGGGAAACGAGAGCGACTATGGCTTTttggaagaaagaatagCGGGATTacaagaaagacaagaaacGTATGTGATGGATAGATGGGtggtgaaaaagaagataaaaaaagattagtGAAAATGATACTAGTCACCCAAAGTCTGCCGGTCTGTCAGTAAGTCAATCCATACGAGAAATATGGacgagagaaggaaaaaaaagagggaagagaaaaatccGGCGCGTCTAGACTTGGTCGTAAAAAAGGCAGCCAACATGGACCTTGGCAGGTTCGATTTGGATTGTGCCTGCCGCTATTACGGAGGGACTAGTGAGCTTGGCCCAAGTTGGAAAAACCGGAAGGGAATCTTGCTGCTTATGTCACCAGCCTTTTTTTAGCTGGGCCAGAACtgctgagaagctgctgctgctgcatgcatgGCCTGGGGTCCtcgagaaaagagagaagccaaGGCAAAGTCGGATGGAGGACAATGGCGGGATTTGAGCAGCAGGGCCCACAAAATGCCTCAGAGCCTGAGGGCTCCGATTCGCGGATGGCGCACGTGCCACCGGTGGCGTCCAGGGTCCAGTCCATGCCACTTGATGTCATACGTTTGAGCTGCAGTTGAGTCGTCGCTGCACAAGGAATTTCGTCATGGGATATGCCAGTTTGCTGTAAAGCCAGTGCAGTGACATATTTGTTTTGAGTTTACTTATAATCTGATCACTATAATATCCGAGCATAGTCACAAAAGCAGTGCTCTCGAAAGCTTTAACTATGTATTAAGAGCTCCGCTGTTGGTATGCATAGTAGACTAATACCTAGAAAACACCAACTCTTCTTACCTGTGTCACGCTTATATTAACCTAATCTTTATCCCACTTCCTAGACAAGTTTGAAAATCGCTGTTTAAAGTGTTTCCATCTACCACGTCTGCCACTCTTTTGTCGTGGGCCTAAGCTGTCATTTTCTTGACTTGCCGAGGCTTCAGTGTCTTGGACATAAGAAGCAGGATTATCCAGTGGCGGGCCTCCTAAAATCTTCTTAGCGTCCTGGGATCTTGAGACAGTGTGTCCCTGAGCGTAAGAAATCGATGTGGCTAAAGAATCATCGATGCTTGCTTCAGTTTGCGACTCGTGAAGCCCTGGATGCGAATCGCACTGCACACTCGTAGTCGATTCCATCACTGGCGTTAACTGCTCAGAATTCAAACTGAAACTGCTATCATTGCCTTCAACGGTTATTTTGATTTGACTTGAACCGAGAGCATTAGCATTGTTTGAAGATTCCGGAGGCAACTGGGGCCTAGGCAGCGTAGGTAATCCGATATCGTCCCGCTTCAAGGCCAATTGGTAATTGTGGCTGAATATCACCGCGCCTCGAGGCTCCAGTGATGTGCTGCTGCATATTttgccgctgttgctgcttcCAAGTCCTCGATGATCCTTTGATTTACGTAGCTCCTGTACA
The Trichoderma asperellum chromosome 7, complete sequence DNA segment above includes these coding regions:
- the ATG16 gene encoding autophagy protein 16, interacts with Atg12p-Atg5p — translated: MPNWRDEYLSSLRESELNNPVNMELVQACSQMADRISSLEAEKLALESLIAGQGNNRSKSPSLQPGEAAANDPGVAQLRLELAEALRSRGVAETRLRTAEEELDKLRSKMKQDTRSIKDLTTERTSLATKVNDREYELKEKRKLVEQVQDEMIALNLQLSMAEKERDRVKQENKELIDRWMKRMAQEADAMNLANEPTLGKGR
- the DOT1 gene encoding Nucleosomal histone H3-Lys79 methylase; amino-acid sequence: MPLLSGKSNKFKVDPPKIRIEKVVIERPIAPRPKPKPVARPGLSSSARSSPVRKLSPNATSSIASTASSRAKSSSPYPSSTDERRLEPQRKRKAPTSASRRSPASDRIEFDKDSDAEDDGWMDLDSHKRQRKATSESKSVDSNRKLRSARAYERKDERLQFIHAVDVASLEHKCVPIMGASKEDVAIELQYPTLQRREKFELVWGKDKIDAVEASIRIVRLVAETYLTDVEAEPFTNPHNGYIRRLEKASNRNIQDLAGFKATLREYNETLLALVEDGVVSKNLENLHDLPPHLAAFILDQIYDRTVAPKVELLSKYENGTDFVYGELLHPFITKILVEQAKMTSDQVFVDLGSGVGNVVLQAALEVGCESWGCEMMENACNLAEAQEKEFHARCLLWGIEPGEVHIERGDFRKNALIHDALKRADVILVNNKAFTSQLNDDLIRMFLDLKPGCKIISLKSFVADSKSSHNINDVGSTILEVEECTYPEGYVSWTNAGGQYYISTRK